A stretch of the Dehalococcoidia bacterium genome encodes the following:
- a CDS encoding GNAT family N-acetyltransferase: MTTAEATLRLATAADAPAIAAVIARIMQEPNPVGFREAMSAEQVAGWLRRLGDQGCLYVAEVGDQIVAFAALDYNTEEPDTGTIGVWVLPEHRRRGLATQLGECVLDFAREHGYRRVRGRLPENNPPALSFLSALGALVPMQNPEMRFELPL, encoded by the coding sequence ATGACGACGGCTGAGGCGACACTGCGGCTGGCAACGGCGGCCGATGCGCCCGCGATCGCGGCGGTCATCGCCCGCATCATGCAGGAGCCAAACCCGGTCGGTTTCCGCGAGGCGATGTCCGCTGAACAGGTGGCCGGTTGGCTGCGGCGGCTGGGCGACCAGGGCTGCCTCTACGTGGCCGAGGTCGGCGACCAGATCGTGGCCTTCGCCGCGCTGGACTACAACACGGAGGAGCCCGACACGGGCACGATCGGCGTCTGGGTGCTGCCGGAGCACCGCCGGCGCGGCCTGGCGACGCAGCTCGGCGAATGTGTGCTCGACTTCGCGCGCGAGCATGGCTACCGCCGCGTGCGCGGCCGCCTGCCGGAGAACAATCCGCCGGCGCTGTCGTTCCTGTCGGCGCTCGGCGCGCTGGTGCCGATGCAGAACCCGGAGATGCGCTTTGAGCTGCCGCTGTAG
- the carB gene encoding carbamoyl-phosphate synthase large subunit, with protein MNKPSSVLIIGSGPIVIGQAAEFDYAGTQACKAMREEGVRSILVNSNPATIMTDEGIADVVYIEPLTVPVLERIIARERPEGLLATLGGQTGLNLAVALHEAGVLQKYDVRLLGTPLAAIQRAEDRELFKRMLAEIGEPVLEGETVTNLAAAHAALEHIGLPAVIRPAFTLGGTGGGIAFTLEEFDRIAQGGIDASPIHQVLVEKYLGGWKEVEYEVMRDGAGTCITVCNMENLDPMGVHTGDSIVVAPSQTLSDRDYQMLRTASLKIIRALGIEGGCNVQFSLGPRPDVTEWEPGDQQALPYYVIEVNPRVSRSSALASKATGYPIARVAAKIAVGRRLDEIANAVTQKTTAAFEPALDYVVVKIPRWPFDKFPLGDRSLGTQMKATGEVMAIDRTFEAALQKAVRSLEVGGRSLLWERPEWARDGEWPLAANDERLWTLIAMLRRRVEPLAIARQTGIDPWFLERLENLVAMEKRLLSEPLTPALLRRAKRMGFSDRQIGTLADLLPEQVREQRKQWQIRPVYKMVDTCAAEFDAATPYFYSTYEQENEAKPQAGPTALVIGSGPIRIGQGIEFDYCSVQAAWALQRAGYRALMANSNPETVSTDFDTCERLYFEPLDEEAVRDIIENETCGEAENGAGEPPSSIVQFGGQTAINLAGPLTAANLPIIGSDAEVIDLAEDRRRFEEFLQRIGVPQPPGSAVTNIDDALKTAQSIGYPVLVRPSYVLGGRAMEIVEGPQELIRYMGAAVELPSGRPILIDKYLQGKEVEVDAICDGAQVLIPGIMEHVERAGVHSGDSMAVYPGVRLREDEVETLVSYTERIGVALGAKGLINVQYVILRDPEGGPSSVYVLEVNPRGSRTVPFLSKVTGVPMVELAVNIMLGRSIAAQGYPAGLWPRQPLVAVKAPVFSMAKLVGVDTYLGPEMKSTGEVMGVDRTYPAALAKALLACDLMLPPNGAVLLTVADRDKADALDVARLLHSAGYRFYATSGTAALLRAIDIPVEQVAKRVAEGHPNVIDVVSSGLVNAVINTPEGGRGPVRDGFNIRRAAAERRIPCFTSIDTALAAAQALAGGAGYQVLPLPQYRQPAAAAESAAR; from the coding sequence GTGAACAAGCCCAGCAGCGTCCTGATCATCGGCTCCGGCCCGATCGTGATCGGCCAGGCGGCGGAGTTCGACTACGCCGGCACGCAGGCCTGCAAGGCGATGCGCGAAGAAGGCGTGCGCTCGATCCTGGTCAACTCCAACCCCGCCACGATCATGACCGACGAGGGCATCGCCGACGTCGTGTACATCGAGCCGCTGACCGTGCCCGTGCTGGAGCGGATCATCGCCCGCGAGCGGCCGGAGGGGCTGCTCGCCACGCTCGGCGGGCAGACCGGCCTCAACCTGGCCGTGGCGCTGCACGAGGCGGGCGTGCTGCAGAAGTACGACGTGCGCCTGCTGGGCACGCCGCTCGCCGCGATCCAGCGCGCCGAGGACCGCGAACTGTTCAAGCGGATGCTGGCGGAGATCGGCGAGCCGGTGCTCGAAGGCGAGACGGTTACCAACCTGGCGGCGGCGCACGCGGCGCTGGAGCACATCGGCCTGCCCGCCGTGATCCGGCCGGCCTTCACGCTCGGCGGCACCGGCGGCGGCATCGCCTTCACGCTGGAAGAGTTCGACCGCATCGCCCAGGGCGGCATCGACGCCAGCCCGATCCACCAGGTCCTCGTCGAAAAGTATCTCGGCGGCTGGAAGGAGGTCGAGTACGAGGTGATGCGCGACGGCGCCGGCACCTGCATCACCGTCTGCAACATGGAAAACCTCGACCCCATGGGCGTGCACACCGGCGACAGCATCGTCGTCGCGCCCAGCCAGACGCTCTCCGACCGCGATTACCAGATGCTGCGCACCGCCAGCCTGAAGATCATCCGCGCGCTCGGCATCGAGGGCGGCTGCAACGTGCAGTTCTCGCTCGGCCCGCGGCCCGACGTAACCGAGTGGGAGCCGGGCGATCAGCAGGCACTGCCCTATTACGTGATCGAGGTCAATCCCCGCGTCTCGCGCTCCTCGGCGCTGGCCAGCAAGGCGACCGGCTACCCGATCGCCCGCGTGGCGGCGAAGATCGCCGTCGGCCGGCGGCTGGACGAGATCGCCAACGCCGTCACGCAGAAAACGACCGCCGCCTTCGAGCCGGCGCTGGACTACGTGGTCGTCAAGATTCCGCGCTGGCCCTTCGACAAGTTCCCGCTCGGCGACCGCTCGCTCGGCACGCAGATGAAGGCGACGGGCGAGGTGATGGCGATCGACCGCACCTTCGAGGCCGCCCTGCAGAAGGCGGTGCGCTCGCTCGAAGTGGGTGGCCGCTCGCTGCTCTGGGAGCGGCCGGAGTGGGCACGGGACGGCGAGTGGCCGCTTGCGGCCAACGACGAGCGGCTGTGGACGCTGATCGCGATGCTGCGCCGCCGCGTTGAGCCGCTGGCGATCGCGCGGCAGACCGGCATCGACCCCTGGTTTTTGGAGCGGCTGGAGAACCTCGTGGCGATGGAGAAGCGGCTGCTCTCCGAGCCGCTGACGCCGGCCCTCCTGCGCCGCGCCAAGCGCATGGGCTTCTCCGACCGCCAGATCGGCACGCTGGCCGATCTTTTGCCCGAGCAGGTGCGCGAGCAACGCAAGCAGTGGCAGATCCGCCCCGTCTACAAGATGGTGGACACCTGCGCCGCCGAGTTCGACGCGGCCACGCCCTATTTCTACAGCACCTACGAGCAGGAGAACGAGGCCAAGCCGCAGGCCGGGCCGACCGCGCTCGTGATCGGCAGCGGCCCGATCCGCATCGGCCAGGGGATCGAGTTCGACTACTGCTCGGTGCAGGCGGCCTGGGCGCTGCAGCGCGCCGGCTACCGGGCGCTGATGGCCAACTCCAACCCCGAGACCGTCTCCACCGACTTCGACACCTGCGAGCGGCTCTACTTCGAGCCGCTGGACGAAGAGGCGGTGCGCGACATCATCGAGAACGAGACCTGTGGCGAGGCTGAAAACGGCGCGGGCGAGCCGCCGTCCTCGATCGTGCAGTTCGGCGGGCAGACGGCGATCAACCTCGCCGGGCCGCTGACGGCGGCGAACCTGCCGATCATCGGCTCCGACGCCGAGGTCATCGACCTGGCCGAGGACCGCCGCCGCTTCGAGGAGTTCCTGCAGCGCATCGGCGTGCCGCAGCCGCCCGGCTCGGCCGTGACGAACATCGATGACGCGCTGAAGACGGCGCAGTCGATCGGCTACCCGGTGCTGGTGCGGCCGTCGTACGTGCTCGGCGGCCGCGCGATGGAGATCGTGGAGGGGCCTCAAGAACTGATCCGCTATATGGGCGCGGCCGTCGAGCTGCCGTCGGGCCGGCCGATCCTGATCGACAAGTACCTGCAGGGCAAAGAGGTCGAGGTCGACGCGATCTGCGACGGCGCCCAGGTGCTGATTCCCGGCATCATGGAGCACGTCGAGCGCGCCGGCGTGCACTCGGGCGACTCGATGGCCGTCTACCCCGGCGTGCGTCTGCGCGAGGACGAGGTCGAGACGCTGGTGAGCTACACCGAGCGCATCGGCGTGGCGCTGGGCGCGAAGGGACTGATCAACGTCCAGTACGTGATCCTGCGCGACCCCGAAGGCGGGCCGTCGTCGGTCTACGTGCTGGAAGTGAACCCGCGCGGCAGCCGCACGGTGCCCTTCTTGAGCAAAGTCACCGGCGTGCCCATGGTCGAGCTCGCGGTGAACATCATGCTCGGCCGCTCGATCGCGGCGCAGGGCTACCCCGCCGGCCTCTGGCCGCGGCAGCCGCTGGTCGCGGTCAAGGCGCCGGTCTTCTCCATGGCGAAGCTCGTGGGCGTGGACACCTATCTCGGCCCGGAGATGAAGTCCACGGGCGAGGTGATGGGCGTCGATCGGACCTATCCGGCGGCGCTGGCGAAGGCGCTGCTCGCCTGCGACCTGATGCTGCCGCCGAACGGCGCCGTGCTGCTGACCGTGGCCGACCGCGACAAGGCCGACGCGCTCGACGTGGCGCGGCTGCTGCATTCGGCCGGCTACCGCTTCTACGCGACGAGCGGCACGGCGGCGCTGCTGCGCGCGATCGATATCCCCGTCGAGCAGGTGGCGAAACGGGTGGCGGAAGGGCATCCGAACGTGATCGACGTGGTCTCCAGCGGGCTGGTGAACGCGGTGATCAATACGCCGGAAGGCGGCCGCGGTCCGGTGCGCGACGGCTTCAATATTCGCCGGGCCGCCGCCGAACGCCGCATCCCCTGCTTCACCTCGATCGACACGGCGCTGGCGGCGGCGCAGGCGCTGGCGGGCGGCGCTGGCTACCAGGTGCTGCCATTGCCGCAGTATCGCCAGCCCGCCGCGGCGGCGGAGTCCGCCGCGCGGTGA